The Urocitellus parryii isolate mUroPar1 chromosome 6, mUroPar1.hap1, whole genome shotgun sequence genome includes a window with the following:
- the Blcap gene encoding apoptosis inducing factor BLCAP has product MYCLQWLLPVLLIPKPLNPALWFSHSMFMGFYLLSFLLERKPCTICALVFLAALFLICYSCWGNCFLYHCSDSPLPESAHDPGVVGT; this is encoded by the coding sequence ATGTATTGCCTCCAGTGGCTGCTGCCCGTCCTCCTCATCCCCAAGCCCCTCAACCCCGCCCTGTGGTTCAGCCACTCCATGTTCATGGGCTTCTACCTGCTCAGCTTCCTCCTGGAGCGGAAGCCTTGCACAATTTGTGCCTTGGTTTTCCTGGCAGCTCTGTTCCTCATCTGCTATAGCTGCTGGGGAAACTGTTTCCTGTACCACTGCTCGGATTCCCCGCTTCCAGAATCAGCACACGACCCTGGTGTTGTGGGCACCTAA